Part of the Faecalibacterium duncaniae genome, ACCAGTGCCCGCATGAGCAGGTTGGAGCGGGTGGGGGTCACGGTGTCCTCATACTGGGTCTCGGTGAGGTAGTAATCGTAGGTAAAGCCCATGGGAACGTAGTTCTGGTTCTCGTAGAGAACATAGCCGTCCAGGGTATCGTAATACGCCCAGCCCTCATCGGCCTCAGCGTGGAACTGCTTCTGATGCGCAAGTGTGGTCAGCAGGTATCTGACGCTGAGCAGGCCGCGCAGGGCGTAGTTGGAGAGCTCGGGCTGACTGCGCACATCCCGCTTGACCCCCAGTGCAGGGTAGAAGCTGAGGATGCTGGGAGCGGCGGTGCTGCCGAAATACTGCAGGCAGCTCTTGTCCAGCCACAGGCCCAGATTGTCGTGGGTCTTGTAGGTGTCAATGCGCCAGTCACCCTCGGGCAGATCCTCCTTCAGGGCCAGCGCATTGATGTACTGCTCCACAAGGTCACTGTCGGTGTTCCACTGGCCGAACTTGCCAATGCCGATGTGGACGATGCCGAACAGGCAGCTGAACGCCAGCACACCGGCCAGCAGGCGGCGGGCAAAGACCCTGCGCTGCTGCCAGCGCCTGCAGATGCAATGGTAGACGGCCAGCCCGCCCAGACCAAAGGCAAGCACGGCGCAGTACTGGCCCGGATTCTGAAGCACGCCCAGGCTCCACTCCTTGGTGGTGGCATCCTGCACGGGCACCAGTGCAAAGGCCAGCGTGGCGATCATCACAAAAGCAATGCTCCGGGCGGGGCGGGCGAGGTCGAGGCTGGGGTCCTCCCACGCGCTCACCGTCATGGCCGCAAGGATGAGCACCGGCATATAGAACCACCGGGCATAGTAGCTGGAATTGAGGGCATAGAACGCGCTGTTCAGGATGGGCACCAGCGCAAATACCATGCAGACGGCAATGATCCGCTTTTTGCTGTCGCCCTGCCGGGCACGCCAGTAGGCCACCACACCGGCCAGACTGCACAGGGGCAGATAGGCTGTCATGCTGGTCCATTTGATGATACCCTCAGACCAGATGGAGGTCATATAGGGGGAATCCGGGGGCAGCACCCAGCTCAGCAGGATGGCCAGATACTGCTGGGGCTTGGAATAGGTCAGAAAGCCCCAGCCGGAGGAAAGGTCGATGGTGCGCGGGTTCTGCAGCACGCTGAGGACAGTGGGCCAGAGCACCACAAAGCCCAGTGCCACGCCCAGCAGGCTCTCAAAGGCCAGCTGACCGAAGAGGCGGGGCGTGAGCCGAAACTCCCCGGCGGAGAGCTTGCAGACGAAGTAGATGACAAGGAAGAGCACCTGCCCCACAAAGAAAAAGTAGTTGTTGAGCAGGTTCACCGCCACCCAGAAGGCGAACCATCCGTGGCGGCGCTCGTAGATGGTCTCATCCAGTGCCCAGAGCATCCAGGGGAAGAGGGCCAGCACATCGATGAAGTGGTTGAAGAAGATGTTGTACAGCCCCCAGCCCGAAAAGGCGTAGAGGGCCGCACCCAGCACCGCAAAGTTCGGGTCTTTGACGTAGCGGCGCAGGTACAGATACGCGCCGCCGCCCGCCACCGCGAACTTGAGCACCAGCAGCGGCACCATGAGGTAGGGGAGCCAGTTCTGCGGGAAGAGCAGGGAAAACCAGAAGAAGGGGGAGCCGTACAGGTAGAACGAATAGGCGTTCATGGTTCCGCTGCCCAGGTCAGTTGCCCAGGAAAAGGTATTCTTCACGCCTCCGTATCCGGCAGGGTAGCCTGCCCCCTTGAGAAAGCCGTTCATGTAGCGGTAAAAGCTGATCTGCTGGCTGTTGAAATCGCCTGCATAGTGGAAAAAGCCGCCATCCAGCAGATAGAACGGCAGGAAGATGAGGGCGGCTGTCAGGGCACAGAGCCCCACGGTGAGCCAGAACTTGTCCTGCTTCTGTCCCAGCATCCGGGGCGAAGAATGAAATGCAGTCATGCGTCAGTCCTCTTTTCAGTATCGGAAATTTCCCGCTTACGGGAACGGCACCTCGCGGGTGTCATCGGGGTCCTGCGCGGCCCTGCGCTGCTGCTCGAACACCGCGTCGATGAGGGTGTCGAGGTCAGAGAGGCGGCTCAGCTCACAGCAGTAGCGCCGCAGGCTGGCGGCCCCCTTCAGGCCCTTCATGTAGTGCATGGTCTGGGCCCGGGCCTGGGGCATGGCAACGAACTCGCCCTTCTGCTCCACCATCTCCTCCACCTGCCGGCGCAGGGCATTCATCCGGGCCTGCAGGTTCGGCTCCTTGGGGGCGGGCAGGCCCTCCAGCGCGGCGTTCACCCGCTCAAAGAGCCAGGGGTCGCCCAGGGCGGCCCGGGCGATCATCACGCCGTCGCAGCCGGTTTCCTCCACCATCCGCACAGCATCCTCGGCGGTGCGGATATCGCCGTTGCCCAGAACGGGAACGTGGACGGCATCCTTCACCGCCGCAATGATGGACGGGTCGATGCCCGGGGTGTACATCTGCTCCCGGGTGCGGGCGTGGACGGCGATGAGCACCGCGCCCGCCTGCTCGCAGGCTTTGGCGCATTCCACGGCCGTGACGTGCTCCGCGTCCCAGCCCTTGCGCATCTTCACGGTGACGGGGCGGGAGGTGTTTTTGACCACTTCCTCCACAATACGGCCGCAGCGGTCGGGGTCAAGCATCAGCTTGCTGCCCGCCCCGCCCGAGACGATCTTGGGGGCCGGGCAGCCCATGTTGATGTCCAGAAAATCGAACGCGTACTGCTCCACGGCGGCAGCGGCCTGCCCCATGATCTCGGGCACTTCGCCAAAGATCTGCACGCCGTAGGGGGCACCGTTGGGCTCGGCCTTGAGCAGGCTGACGGTTTTGTGGTCGCCGTATACCAGCGCCCGGCTGGACACCATCTCACTGACGGTAAAACCGGCTCCGTGCTGGGCCATCAGCCGCCGGGCCGGGGCATCGGTAAAGCCCGCCATGGGGCCGAACACTGCCCGGTGGGGCAGTGAGATCTCCCTGATCTTCAAAGGGGTGTTGAAAGGTTCCATGATACTCCTTAGCGCTATCTGATTTAGTTGATAACATGATAAAATTTGGATTATAAGTATACCATATTTCCGGCGGCAGAACAAGAAGCGGAACATCTTTCTTGTCAGCACGGGATTTTTCCGGTATACTGGGGGACAAAAGGAGGAGCGGCTGGAACACGGCAGCCAGCTGCACAAAAGAGATGGAATACAGAGCATGGAAAAAGCAGAACGGCGCAGGGGAGAGCATCCGCACCTCCCTGCTGGGCTATGGCTGTATGCGGTTTCCCACCACACCGGAGGGAGCCATTGACGAGCCCCGGGCCGAAGCGCTGCTGAACGCTGCGCGGGACGCAGGCGTGAACTATTTTGACACCGCCTACCCCTACCACGGCGGCCAGAGCGAGCCCTTTGTGGGCAGGGTCATTGCAAAGTGGCCCCGGGAGAGCTTTTATCTGGCCACCAAGATGCCGCTGTGGCAGTGCGGGAGCCTGGAGGAGGCCCAGCATATCTTTGAAGAGCAGCTCCGGCGGCTGGGCGTGGAGTATATCGACTTCTACCTGCTGCACTCCCTGCACGCCGCCCGGTACGACCGGGCCAAGGAAATGGGCATCGTGGACTGGCTGTGGGAGCAGAAAAAGCTGGGCCGCATCCGCAGCTTCGGTTTCTCCTGCCACGACAACGCGGCGGGCCTTGAGCACATCCTGCGGGATCAGCCCTGGGATTTCTGCCAGCTGCAGTATAACTATCTGGACACCGATGACCGTGCCGAGGAGATCTCGGGTGACCGCGGCTATCAGTTGACCGAGGAGCTGAACATCCCCCTCATCATTATGGAGCCCATCAAGGGCGGCACACTGGCCAACCTGCCCCCGGAGGCCGAAGCGCCCCTCAAGGCCCTGCGGCCCGAAGCCACGGATGCCTCCTGGGCCCTGCGCTGGGTGGGCAGCCACCGGAACGTCCATGTCATCCTCTCGGGCATGAGTGCCGAGGATCAGCTCACGGATAACTTGGCCACCTTTGCCCGCTTTGAGCCGCTGACCGCTGCAGAGACCGCCGCGGTGGAGCAGACCGCCGCCTTCCTGCACAGCCGCATCAAGATCGGCTGCACCGGCTGCCGGTACTGTATGCCCTGCCCCATGGGGGTGGACATCCCGGACAACTTCAGCATCTGGAACAAGCTGGGGATGTTCGGCCAGCCCGAGGCCATCAAGCACCAGTGGGAAGCCCACTTCCCCGATGCCGAAAAGGCCAGCCATTGCGTCCGCTGCGGCAAGTGCGAGGCGGCCTGCCCCCAGCATCTGCCCATCCGCAATGCGTTGGCCCGGCTGCAGCAGGAGCTGGATCAGCTGTAATATGCATCAGAAAAGCCACCGGCAAAAACCGGTGGCTCTTTTCTCTTATTCGCTCCACTCCATCCCGATTTTATCCAGCATTGCGCGGCGCTCAGGGGTGAGCTTGGGGTCGTGGGCGGTATCCCACTCCCGCATCCGGCGGAGCCAGTCGCCCAGGCAGAAGCCGGTTTCGTCGGATTTGTAGTTGGCGGCGGCGTGGAGGTTGCCGTGGGCCTTGTAGTAGGCTTTGGCCTGCTGATAGGCGGTTCCCCACTTGGCATCCCGGGCATCCCACACCATGCCGATGCTGTTCAGCTTTTTGATGTGGGCGGGCGTGACCTGATAGGAATCCGGGCGGTTCTTGCGGGCTGCACGCAGGTTGGAGATCCACACGCCCAGCCGGACACCATCGCTGTCCACATAGCTGGCGGGGACCAGCAGGTGTTTGTATTTGCGGGCGTAGCGGGCGGCACTGCGGAAGTTCCGCTCCCAGTTGGCCTCGCGCACGGTGCCGTGGTCAGCGGCGGGATCACTGGGGCGGCGCTCGCCCTTGAACAGGATGCGCAGCAGCTTGCGGCGCTCACTGCTCAGGGCGCTGCTGCCGGAGTTCAGGGCCTGCCGCTGGCGGCTGACCCAGCTGCCCAGCCAAACGCCGTCGGCGGTCTTGTAGACAGAGGGGATCTCCAGATCACCGTGCTCTGTCTTGTAGGCCAGAGCCAGATCATAGCGCTCCTGCCAGGGATCATACTTTTCCCACACCATGCCCAGCTTGTCCAGCAGGGCCTTGCGCTCAGGGGTGACCCGGGCGCTGGAGCGGTCCGGGTTCAGGTAGGCATAGCGCTGGCGTGCCACCCACTTGCCCAGCAGCACTCCGTCCGGCGTGACATACTCCGAGGGAACGTTCAGGTTGCCGTGCTCATGGTAGTAGGCGGCGGCAACATCATACAGGGACATCCACTTGCGGTCGTTGCGGTTGGTCCAGTCCATGCCCAGAGCGTCCAGCCGCTCCACCTGTTCCTGAGGCAGCTCGCCTGCCTTGTGAGCGGCGCGCTGGGCCCCCAGCCAGACCCCCAGACCGAAGCCGGAGGGCGTTTCGTACTTGATGGGCACTTCCAGATCACCGTGCTCCAGATAATACTGGGTGGCGGCGGCATAGTTCTGCTCCCACAGGTCGTTGGAGGTGCTCCACACCATGCCGATGGCTTCCAGCCGCTCGATGCGGTTCTGGGTCAGGTTGCCGCCCAGATAGCGCTGGCGGTTGTAGACGATCCATTCGCCCAGTGCAAAATCATTTTTATCGCGGTAGCGCACCGGCACCAGCAGGTCGCCGTGCTCGGTGCGGTATTTCTGCGCGGAGGCAAAGCCCTTTTCCCAGGCAGCTTCCAGCCGGTGGTTCCAGCGGATGCCCAGTTTTTCCAGCTTGGCGGCCTGTTCAGCCGTCAGGCGGCCCGGGCGCTGCCCGGCCTGTACCTGCCGCTGGAGCTCGAGCCACTTGCCCACGGGCACGCCGCTGTGGATGGTATAGCTCCGGGGCAGCTCCAAGGTGCCCTCTTTGGCGGCGGCATCGGCGGCGGCCTGGCACAGCACCTCCCAGCGGGCTTCCATCTCCCGGCGCAGCTTGCCGTACAGGCGGTAGGTCTGCTGCATGGGGCGCTCCTGCCGGAAGCCCGGCGTTTTGCTGCCGGCCCTGGTCATGGCCTCGGTGCAGTCACGCTGCAGGGTACGGCCGTTGCCCAGCCCCTCGAACTGCGCCACAAGGTCGAACACCGGCACGCTGCGGCTGCCTGCAGCCACCAAAGCGCGGCAGAGCATCTGCTTGAAGGTGGACATCAGGCTGGACTGGCGCACCAGAATGACCCCGGCCAGCCCCTCCAGCGGCTGCTGGACTCCCGGCGCGTTGACGCAGAGCAGGACCTTGGGGCCGGGGGCTGTATCGGAGAGGAAAGTCTCCACAGCAGCAGAATCCGCAAAGCAGGCGTGATCTGCAGCGTAAAAGCGGACGGCAGGGTCCACAGCGCGCAGCAGCTGTTCCAGCTCCGCGCCCAGCTTTTCCTGATAGGCGGCGGATTCAAACAGGACCAGATAATGGCCGCTGGTATCGCTGAGCAGGCGGGGCAGCAGAACGGTCAGGTTTTCCACCTGACGCAGAGACCAGCTCAGCTCTTCATATTGAACGCGCAGGGAGGTGTCGCCCTTGGGCATACACAGATTTTTGATCCGGGCGCGCAGGGTGGCCAGCTCCTCCTCCTGAGGCCAGAGCAGGGCTGCATAGGCTGAGGGCACCGGCATGGTCCCGGCGGCCATGGCCTCGGCCACAGTCATGTGGGAGACGATGCAGTCGGCAAACAGCTCCTGCGCGGCGGCGCAGACGGGGGCACCGTTGGGCACACCCAGCCCCAGCACCTTTGCCTGGGGGCACATC contains:
- a CDS encoding YfhO family protein, coding for MTAFHSSPRMLGQKQDKFWLTVGLCALTAALIFLPFYLLDGGFFHYAGDFNSQQISFYRYMNGFLKGAGYPAGYGGVKNTFSWATDLGSGTMNAYSFYLYGSPFFWFSLLFPQNWLPYLMVPLLVLKFAVAGGGAYLYLRRYVKDPNFAVLGAALYAFSGWGLYNIFFNHFIDVLALFPWMLWALDETIYERRHGWFAFWVAVNLLNNYFFFVGQVLFLVIYFVCKLSAGEFRLTPRLFGQLAFESLLGVALGFVVLWPTVLSVLQNPRTIDLSSGWGFLTYSKPQQYLAILLSWVLPPDSPYMTSIWSEGIIKWTSMTAYLPLCSLAGVVAYWRARQGDSKKRIIAVCMVFALVPILNSAFYALNSSYYARWFYMPVLILAAMTVSAWEDPSLDLARPARSIAFVMIATLAFALVPVQDATTKEWSLGVLQNPGQYCAVLAFGLGGLAVYHCICRRWQQRRVFARRLLAGVLAFSCLFGIVHIGIGKFGQWNTDSDLVEQYINALALKEDLPEGDWRIDTYKTHDNLGLWLDKSCLQYFGSTAAPSILSFYPALGVKRDVRSQPELSNYALRGLLSVRYLLTTLAHQKQFHAEADEGWAYYDTLDGYVLYENQNYVPMGFTYDYYLTETQYEDTVTPTRSNLLMRALVLTEEDAVAYGQYLTPLPTAELNDLTYTRYTQDCADRRASACTAFEMTSAGFHAEATLDRANLMFFSVPYDDGFTAYVNGQETEILRVDEGLMAVLCPAGTVTIDFVYQPDGIRLSRTVTLAALPVFLLYAGHFAWDEKKRRKH
- the dusB gene encoding tRNA dihydrouridine synthase DusB yields the protein MEPFNTPLKIREISLPHRAVFGPMAGFTDAPARRLMAQHGAGFTVSEMVSSRALVYGDHKTVSLLKAEPNGAPYGVQIFGEVPEIMGQAAAAVEQYAFDFLDINMGCPAPKIVSGGAGSKLMLDPDRCGRIVEEVVKNTSRPVTVKMRKGWDAEHVTAVECAKACEQAGAVLIAVHARTREQMYTPGIDPSIIAAVKDAVHVPVLGNGDIRTAEDAVRMVEETGCDGVMIARAALGDPWLFERVNAALEGLPAPKEPNLQARMNALRRQVEEMVEQKGEFVAMPQARAQTMHYMKGLKGAASLRRYCCELSRLSDLDTLIDAVFEQQRRAAQDPDDTREVPFP
- a CDS encoding aldo/keto reductase, whose translation is MEYRAWKKQNGAGESIRTSLLGYGCMRFPTTPEGAIDEPRAEALLNAARDAGVNYFDTAYPYHGGQSEPFVGRVIAKWPRESFYLATKMPLWQCGSLEEAQHIFEEQLRRLGVEYIDFYLLHSLHAARYDRAKEMGIVDWLWEQKKLGRIRSFGFSCHDNAAGLEHILRDQPWDFCQLQYNYLDTDDRAEEISGDRGYQLTEELNIPLIIMEPIKGGTLANLPPEAEAPLKALRPEATDASWALRWVGSHRNVHVILSGMSAEDQLTDNLATFARFEPLTAAETAAVEQTAAFLHSRIKIGCTGCRYCMPCPMGVDIPDNFSIWNKLGMFGQPEAIKHQWEAHFPDAEKASHCVRCGKCEAACPQHLPIRNALARLQQELDQL
- a CDS encoding Helicase associated domain protein; the encoded protein is MQLGEDTTTMSMTLNPVNKAAFQKAVQSLETLNRAAVFHPTGTGKSCIAWKVVEAHPQTTFFWLVAGAQRLALRQAELTRYNGGTLPGNVRFCDCEKLAAATPEQWVRLGEQKPGCIVLDCYHELSAVCWAQSVQKLLRMCPQAKVLGLGVPNGAPVCAAAQELFADCIVSHMTVAEAMAAGTMPVPSAYAALLWPQEEELATLRARIKNLCMPKGDTSLRVQYEELSWSLRQVENLTVLLPRLLSDTSGHYLVLFESAAYQEKLGAELEQLLRAVDPAVRFYAADHACFADSAAVETFLSDTAPGPKVLLCVNAPGVQQPLEGLAGVILVRQSSLMSTFKQMLCRALVAAGSRSVPVFDLVAQFEGLGNGRTLQRDCTEAMTRAGSKTPGFRQERPMQQTYRLYGKLRREMEARWEVLCQAAADAAAKEGTLELPRSYTIHSGVPVGKWLELQRQVQAGQRPGRLTAEQAAKLEKLGIRWNHRLEAAWEKGFASAQKYRTEHGDLLVPVRYRDKNDFALGEWIVYNRQRYLGGNLTQNRIERLEAIGMVWSTSNDLWEQNYAAATQYYLEHGDLEVPIKYETPSGFGLGVWLGAQRAAHKAGELPQEQVERLDALGMDWTNRNDRKWMSLYDVAAAYYHEHGNLNVPSEYVTPDGVLLGKWVARQRYAYLNPDRSSARVTPERKALLDKLGMVWEKYDPWQERYDLALAYKTEHGDLEIPSVYKTADGVWLGSWVSRQRQALNSGSSALSSERRKLLRILFKGERRPSDPAADHGTVREANWERNFRSAARYARKYKHLLVPASYVDSDGVRLGVWISNLRAARKNRPDSYQVTPAHIKKLNSIGMVWDARDAKWGTAYQQAKAYYKAHGNLHAAANYKSDETGFCLGDWLRRMREWDTAHDPKLTPERRAMLDKIGMEWSE